The Nitriliruptor alkaliphilus DSM 45188 genome includes a region encoding these proteins:
- the galE gene encoding UDP-glucose 4-epimerase GalE produces the protein MQPVVLVTGGAGYIGSHTCKALHGAGYAPVSYDDLERGHVSAVQWGPLQVGSLQDQATLRRAFETYRPIAVLHFAALAYVGESMQEPGRYYTNNVGGTLALLEAMRDHGVDQFVFSSTCATFGVPAAGRIGDDDDQHPINPYGSSKLMVERILRDYETVHGLRSVVLRYFNAAGADPDVDIGERHEPETHLLPLVLAAAAGHLEHVEVFGDDYPTPDGTCVRDYVHVSDLADAHVRALEHLRAGGASLACNLGTGVGASVLEVIDQVERTTGRSVARCVRARREGDPPELVAAVERARRDLGWNPSRSDLATIVEDAWRWYRSG, from the coding sequence GTGCAACCAGTCGTCCTGGTCACCGGCGGCGCGGGCTACATCGGCAGCCACACGTGCAAGGCGCTCCACGGGGCCGGCTACGCGCCGGTCAGCTACGACGACCTCGAGAGGGGCCACGTCTCGGCCGTCCAGTGGGGCCCCCTCCAGGTCGGGTCGCTCCAGGACCAGGCGACGCTGCGGCGAGCGTTCGAGACCTACCGTCCGATCGCCGTGCTGCACTTCGCCGCCCTGGCCTACGTCGGCGAGTCCATGCAGGAACCGGGTCGCTACTACACCAACAACGTGGGCGGCACGCTGGCGCTGCTCGAGGCGATGCGTGACCACGGTGTCGACCAGTTCGTGTTCTCCAGCACCTGCGCGACCTTCGGCGTGCCGGCCGCCGGTCGGATCGGGGATGACGATGACCAGCATCCGATCAACCCGTACGGTTCCTCCAAGCTGATGGTCGAGCGGATCCTCCGCGACTACGAGACCGTCCACGGCCTGCGCTCGGTCGTTCTGCGGTACTTCAACGCCGCGGGCGCCGACCCGGACGTCGACATCGGCGAGCGACACGAACCCGAGACACACCTGCTCCCGCTCGTGCTGGCGGCCGCGGCCGGTCACCTCGAGCACGTCGAGGTGTTCGGCGATGACTACCCCACCCCTGACGGCACCTGCGTCCGTGACTACGTGCACGTCTCCGACCTGGCCGACGCGCACGTCCGAGCGCTCGAGCACCTGCGCGCCGGCGGTGCGTCCCTCGCCTGCAACCTCGGGACGGGCGTCGGCGCGTCCGTCCTCGAGGTCATCGACCAGGTCGAACGAACGACCGGGAGGTCGGTGGCACGGTGCGTCCGTGCTCGACGTGAGGGTGACCCGCCGGAGCTCGTCGCGGCGGTCGAGCGCGCACGCCGCGACCTCGGCTGGAACCCTTCACGGTCGGACCTGGCGACCATCGTCGAGGATGCCTGGCGCTGGTACCGATCCGGTTGA
- a CDS encoding glycosyltransferase, whose translation MSATVVGSEQLAREAAALTDIGPLLEPPLSAPRLHSASAGRLVYEPIAWRLQLWPWRMHPAVASALGRLHAVRRQPDGTGTAHGDVAPWNLLPTKHGWCLVDWEAAGPGHQPYFDLFHFLVQGHALLGHPSAAAIVEGLRGRGWIAACLLSYATAADLEIEAAEAALRSYLAVSMPPAAMDRRDARRGAAARRALLPRLAIPAAGTTSMAGGDPIAPEGATPARRRPHAVIAARQRSASGTDRRARVTVVISTFNRRAMLRSALDSALAQRGIEHEVIVVDNGSDDGTSGYLASCTDPRLRVIRNEVSLGSVGGRNTGLAAATTEWVGMLDDDDLWAPDKLRLQLAAAVATGRHWVYAGCVHVDGEDRILGGRRPPDPATMMRQLPYRFVLPGGMSNVIWRRTELDADGLLDPRLPFPADWDVALRLARRGPPAAVSEPLVAYRQHGSNMSRDSARFQRQLFLLERKRGDLTGGRRIDWGAQHRFVATEELRSGDRPAALRAFARAVAAGDLGSVPRSAGVLLPPATQTRLRRALLSDRAWIRDAQRWLEAREASDVSREG comes from the coding sequence GTGAGCGCGACGGTCGTCGGAAGCGAGCAACTCGCCCGTGAAGCGGCAGCGCTCACGGACATCGGGCCGTTGCTCGAGCCGCCGCTGTCGGCACCCCGCCTCCACAGCGCGAGTGCCGGACGGCTGGTCTACGAGCCCATCGCGTGGCGGCTACAGCTGTGGCCGTGGCGCATGCATCCCGCCGTCGCCTCCGCGCTCGGGCGGCTCCACGCGGTTCGGCGTCAGCCCGACGGGACGGGCACGGCACACGGCGACGTCGCTCCGTGGAACCTGTTGCCGACCAAGCACGGCTGGTGCCTGGTCGACTGGGAGGCAGCCGGTCCTGGCCACCAGCCCTACTTCGACCTCTTCCACTTCCTGGTGCAGGGCCACGCGCTGCTCGGCCATCCGAGCGCCGCCGCGATCGTCGAGGGCCTCCGCGGCCGCGGCTGGATCGCTGCCTGCCTGCTCAGCTACGCGACCGCTGCCGACCTCGAGATCGAGGCAGCGGAGGCGGCCTTGCGCAGCTACCTGGCGGTCTCGATGCCGCCAGCCGCCATGGATCGGCGCGACGCCCGCCGGGGGGCGGCTGCGCGACGCGCCCTCCTGCCCCGACTCGCGATACCGGCGGCCGGAACCACGAGCATGGCTGGCGGGGATCCGATCGCACCGGAGGGAGCAACCCCAGCGCGGCGAAGACCACACGCCGTGATCGCGGCGCGGCAGCGCAGCGCATCGGGCACCGATCGCCGCGCGCGTGTGACCGTCGTGATCTCGACCTTCAACCGGCGGGCCATGCTCCGCAGCGCCCTCGACAGCGCACTCGCACAACGCGGTATCGAGCACGAGGTCATCGTCGTGGACAACGGCTCCGACGACGGCACCAGCGGGTACCTGGCCTCGTGCACCGACCCGAGGCTCCGGGTCATCCGGAACGAGGTGTCGCTCGGCAGCGTCGGCGGCCGGAACACCGGGCTCGCGGCGGCAACGACCGAGTGGGTCGGCATGCTCGACGACGACGACCTCTGGGCTCCCGACAAGCTCCGTCTCCAGCTCGCGGCCGCAGTGGCTACCGGTCGCCACTGGGTCTACGCGGGCTGCGTCCACGTCGACGGTGAGGATCGGATCCTCGGTGGGCGCCGTCCGCCTGACCCGGCAACGATGATGCGGCAGCTCCCGTACCGCTTCGTGCTACCGGGGGGGATGTCCAACGTCATCTGGCGTCGGACGGAGCTGGACGCCGACGGTCTGCTCGATCCCCGGCTGCCGTTCCCCGCCGACTGGGACGTCGCCTTGCGCCTGGCTCGGCGAGGTCCTCCGGCCGCCGTGTCGGAGCCCCTGGTGGCCTACCGCCAGCACGGCAGCAACATGTCCCGTGACTCGGCGCGGTTCCAGCGTCAGCTGTTCCTCCTGGAACGGAAGCGAGGGGACCTGACCGGTGGACGCCGCATCGACTGGGGCGCGCAGCACCGGTTCGTCGCGACCGAGGAGCTGCGATCCGGCGACCGTCCGGCGGCCCTTCGTGCGTTCGCCCGCGCCGTGGCAGCCGGCGACCTCGGCTCGGTCCCCCGGTCGGCGGGCGTGCTGTTGCCGCCAGCGACCCAGACCCGCCTGCGCCGGGCGCTGCTGTCGGACCGGGCCTGGATACGTGACGCGCAACGGTGGTTGGAGGCACGGGAAGCGTCCGATGTCTCGAGGGAAGGCTGA